From the Lathyrus oleraceus cultivar Zhongwan6 chromosome 4, CAAS_Psat_ZW6_1.0, whole genome shotgun sequence genome, one window contains:
- the LOC127138270 gene encoding U-box domain-containing protein 35 yields the protein MPVNRDIDGDDECLHYSDEDIGISCGCGLIGFKKNQVFDYSFKSEIDDDDLFEINLKKEEPLDSIKEEEDYESSTVFSLDIHSNKLSDVVYVAVGESFSSMEALSWTLKHLVNPNSTIVSLIHVFPRVKRIPTPLGKIPRSRVNQEHVNIYLTQVKSKRKILLQKFIDLCTDSKVTVEMLFIEGDNVGEAIVELVKNLNISKVVIGTTQSNLRKHVSRRENSTAEMVLKNVEERCDVKIICEGREVVDEMMNGCTSSQQDEMDGFVPIKRFMPSQFWLFKSR from the exons ATGCCAGTGAATCGTGATATTGACGGTGATGATGAGTGTTTACACTACTCCGATGAAGACATCGGCATAAGTTGTGGTTGCGGTTTGATTGGGTTCAAGAAAAACCAAGTGTTTGATTACAGTTTCAAAAGCGAGATAGACGATGATGATTTGTTTGAGATAAATCTGAAGAAGGAAGAACCATTGGATTCAataaaagaagaagaagattaCGAAAGCAGTACTGTGTTCTCTCTTGATATTCACAGCAATAAGTTATCTGATGTTGTTTATGTGGCAGTTGGAGAAAGTTTTTCAAGCATGGAAGCACTTTCATGGACCTTAAAACACTTGGTGAACCCTAATTCTACTATTGTTTCTCTTATCCATGTTTTCCCTCGAGTCAAGCGAATTCCAACTCCAC TGGGAAAAATTCCAAGGAGTCGTGTGAATCAAGAACATGTTAACATCTACTTAACCCAAGTGAAAAGCAAGAGAAAAATTCTCCTTCAAAAGTTCATTGACCTATGTACTGATTCAAAAGTTACGGTGGAGATGTTGTTCATTGAGGGTGACAACGTTGGTGAAGCTATTGTAGAGCTTGTTAAGAATCTTAATATTAGCAAAGTGGTGATTGGAACTACACAATCTAATCTAAG GAAACATGTGTCAAGAAGGGAGAATTCTACTGCAGAGATGGTGTTAAAAAATGTAGAAGAAAGATGTGATGTTAAAATCATATGTGAAGGAAGAGAAGTGGTGGATGAGATGATGAATGGATGCACTTCATCACAGCAGGATGAAATGGATGGTTTTGTTCCAATCAAGCGTTTCATGCCAAGTCAGTTTTGGTTATTTAAGTCTAGATAA